ATTTGCTCTGGGGTGGCAGGTTATTATTTGCCATCTGATTGTTGCCGATACATCATAATCACTAAGCCGCCTTTCGTAGCTATCTTCATAGTGTGACCATCCTGTATCCGGTCAAGTTGGTATGCATCATACAGCTCGTTAACAGCTTTTTGCTTTCGCTCTTCCTTGCGGCGATTGTAATAGGCACTGACCAGTAGGCCGCCCAACCAGTTCATCGCCTTAAGCAAAATATACAGGTAACCAATTACCATGAGACCGCCTGTCATATAGCCAATAATCATCTCACCCATTATTTCCTCTGCATTCAGTATTTACATAATCCTGCAAATATCTCAGTTTTGCCCGGTCGTTGATGATGCCTTCTCGGATATCGAGAACAGTAGATCCAGTTTCTCCAGTGAGTTCGACGGTGGTTGAATCGACCACGCTGCCGGAGGTAACGGTTTCAGACACGGGGCAGGTGGCTTTGATGCGCAGCTTGCGACGGCCAGCGGCAACATCAGCCCGAAGAGTATCGATTTCAGTCTTGGCATGGGCGAGTTCCTGAGTGTGCTTGGTGTTTAACTCTGTGAGGTGCTGGATACGTTCTTGCTGCTCGTTTATCGCGATGACCTGTCCGTCATACACTAACTTTAAGTTATGGTATTCTTCGGCCTTGCCCCGATACTCACCGTAATAGAACCAGAATGCACCAGCGAGCAACCCCATGATACCGAAAGTGAAGTAGTGGCTGTTGAATTTCATAGCATCTCAAACGCCCGTACGAAGATGTCATCAGAATAAGGCTGCTTGCCGTTCTCATGCCGAATGATCGACTTAGCTAACGCAATCAGCGTCGCTTTATTGATGTCCAGAACTTGATGCTGTTCAGCATTCAGCGACTTAGCAACACCCTTGATATAGGCTGAGGTGTTGTTTTCTATGTTGGGTGCCCAGCGGTTGATGATTTTAGACACGCTGTTATGACCGCCTTTGTGGTAATTGGTCAGCAACTTCATGAGTGCCCGAATGCCATACTCTGGTGACTCGAACCGACAGAACCGCTTTTCAATCTTCGGGTTATGAGGCAACTGGCCTTGCCATTTATTCTTTGGGTTGTGATCAATATTGCCCGGATTGTTGTTGCGAATACCACGTGT
The sequence above is drawn from the Xenorhabdus ishibashii genome and encodes:
- a CDS encoding DUF4752 family protein; the encoded protein is MGEMIIGYMTGGLMVIGYLYILLKAMNWLGGLLVSAYYNRRKEERKQKAVNELYDAYQLDRIQDGHTMKIATKGGLVIMMYRQQSDGK
- a CDS encoding lysis protein; this encodes MKFNSHYFTFGIMGLLAGAFWFYYGEYRGKAEEYHNLKLVYDGQVIAINEQQERIQHLTELNTKHTQELAHAKTEIDTLRADVAAGRRKLRIKATCPVSETVTSGSVVDSTTVELTGETGSTVLDIREGIINDRAKLRYLQDYVNTECRGNNG
- a CDS encoding structural protein, yielding MNESTRGIRNNNPGNIDHNPKNKWQGQLPHNPKIEKRFCRFESPEYGIRALMKLLTNYHKGGHNSVSKIINRWAPNIENNTSAYIKGVAKSLNAEQHQVLDINKATLIALAKSIIRHENGKQPYSDDIFVRAFEML